One Panicum virgatum strain AP13 chromosome 9K, P.virgatum_v5, whole genome shotgun sequence genomic region harbors:
- the LOC120651345 gene encoding uncharacterized protein LOC120651345 isoform X1, giving the protein MAAPPPAPPPTLKPEIGADGLARDSPVIAYTEKVILEEQLQLKKYIQENYSKIREVEKELENLTFEMKLTAGPKKAALEHLRKKIEMSTEKIRLAKVKEEQAKKAWEAAAQIVKDEENAKQKLCDDLNHLVQESAATQYTRLEELKKRLESLNPSRASVDVSGVNTIQHATTASVPQLPMPQNSATPTGPLNNGTEPASIGQQQRPAESEKKRRPSNTRGRGGVMILPKERLSSGSGWTGAGFDVGSGT; this is encoded by the exons atggcggcgccgccgccggcaccaccaccGACCTTGAAGCCGGAGATCGGCGCCGACGGCCTTGCCCGAGATTCTCCCGTAATCGCCTATACGGAGAAG gtcattttggaggagcagctgcagctgaaGAA ATACATTCAGGAGAACTATTCCAAAATTCGTGAAGTAGAAAAGGAGTTAGAGAACCTGACTTTTGAAATGAAACTTACAGCTGGACCAAAGAAAGCAG CACTTGAGCATTTGAGGAAAAAGATTGAAATGTCGACAGAGAAAATACGTTTAGCCAAGGTGAAAGAGGAGCAAGCAAAGAAG GCCTGGGAAGCTGCTGCTCAAATTGTTAAAGACGAAGAAAATGCTAAGCAGAAACTATGTGATGATCTGAACCATCTG GTCCAGGAGAGTGCTGCTACCCAATatacaagattagaggaactgAAGAAGCGTTTAGAATCTTTGAATCCCAGCAGGGCTTCTGTCGATGTTTCA GGTGTTAATACTATACAGCATGCTACAACAGCTTCAGTACCTCAGCTGCCCATGCCACAAAATTCTGCCACTCCAACTGGCCCTCTGAATAATGGTACAGAGCCCGCCTCTATTGGACAGCAGCAAAGACCTGCAGAGtcagaaaagaagagaagacCATCAAACACAAGAGGGAGGGGTGGTGTGATGATCCTTCCCAAGGAAAGATTGAGTTCTGGGTCAGGATGGACGGGTGCTGGGTTTGATGTAGGTAGTGGTACATGA
- the LOC120651345 gene encoding uncharacterized protein LOC120651345 isoform X2, which translates to MAAPPPAPPPTLKPEIGADGLARDSPVIAYTEKVILEEQLQLKKYIQENYSKIREVEKELENLTFEMKLTAGPKKAALEHLRKKIEMSTEKIRLAKVKEEQAKKAWEAAAQIVKDEENAKQKLCDDLNHLVQESAATQYTRLEELKKRLESLNPSRASVDVSHATTASVPQLPMPQNSATPTGPLNNGTEPASIGQQQRPAESEKKRRPSNTRGRGGVMILPKERLSSGSGWTGAGFDVGSGT; encoded by the exons atggcggcgccgccgccggcaccaccaccGACCTTGAAGCCGGAGATCGGCGCCGACGGCCTTGCCCGAGATTCTCCCGTAATCGCCTATACGGAGAAG gtcattttggaggagcagctgcagctgaaGAA ATACATTCAGGAGAACTATTCCAAAATTCGTGAAGTAGAAAAGGAGTTAGAGAACCTGACTTTTGAAATGAAACTTACAGCTGGACCAAAGAAAGCAG CACTTGAGCATTTGAGGAAAAAGATTGAAATGTCGACAGAGAAAATACGTTTAGCCAAGGTGAAAGAGGAGCAAGCAAAGAAG GCCTGGGAAGCTGCTGCTCAAATTGTTAAAGACGAAGAAAATGCTAAGCAGAAACTATGTGATGATCTGAACCATCTG GTCCAGGAGAGTGCTGCTACCCAATatacaagattagaggaactgAAGAAGCGTTTAGAATCTTTGAATCCCAGCAGGGCTTCTGTCGATGTTTCA CATGCTACAACAGCTTCAGTACCTCAGCTGCCCATGCCACAAAATTCTGCCACTCCAACTGGCCCTCTGAATAATGGTACAGAGCCCGCCTCTATTGGACAGCAGCAAAGACCTGCAGAGtcagaaaagaagagaagacCATCAAACACAAGAGGGAGGGGTGGTGTGATGATCCTTCCCAAGGAAAGATTGAGTTCTGGGTCAGGATGGACGGGTGCTGGGTTTGATGTAGGTAGTGGTACATGA
- the LOC120651345 gene encoding uncharacterized protein LOC120651345 isoform X3, translated as MAAPPPAPPPTLKPEIGADGLARDSPVIAYTEKVILEEQLQLKKYIQENYSKIREVEKELENLTFEMKLTAGPKKAALEHLRKKIEMSTEKIRLAKVKEEQAKKAWEAAAQIVKDEENAKQKLCDDLNHLVQESAATQYTRLEELKKRLESLNPSRASVDVSLQYLSCPCHKILPLQLAL; from the exons atggcggcgccgccgccggcaccaccaccGACCTTGAAGCCGGAGATCGGCGCCGACGGCCTTGCCCGAGATTCTCCCGTAATCGCCTATACGGAGAAG gtcattttggaggagcagctgcagctgaaGAA ATACATTCAGGAGAACTATTCCAAAATTCGTGAAGTAGAAAAGGAGTTAGAGAACCTGACTTTTGAAATGAAACTTACAGCTGGACCAAAGAAAGCAG CACTTGAGCATTTGAGGAAAAAGATTGAAATGTCGACAGAGAAAATACGTTTAGCCAAGGTGAAAGAGGAGCAAGCAAAGAAG GCCTGGGAAGCTGCTGCTCAAATTGTTAAAGACGAAGAAAATGCTAAGCAGAAACTATGTGATGATCTGAACCATCTG GTCCAGGAGAGTGCTGCTACCCAATatacaagattagaggaactgAAGAAGCGTTTAGAATCTTTGAATCCCAGCAGGGCTTCTGTCGATGTTTCA CTTCAGTACCTCAGCTGCCCATGCCACAAAATTCTGCCACTCCAACTGGCCCTCTGA